A stretch of DNA from Microbacterium saperdae:
AACTCATGACGGACATCTTCGACGTGATCGCAGACGGTACGAGGCGCGACATCCTCCAGCTCCTGCTGCGACGCACTGCCGAAGGTGACGCCGGCACCAGCGTGAGCCACATCGTCGCGGATCTCGGTATCAGCCAGCCCACGGTCTCGAAGCATCTGAAGGTGCTGCGCGACGCCGAGATGGTCACGGTCCGCGAAGACGGCCAGCGTCGTTTCTACAGCCTTGCCGTCGAGCCGCTCGAAGTCGTGGACGACTGGCTGGTCCCCTTCCTCGTCGACGCGTACGGAGACGACGCGCCGGATATCGAGTACCCGGTCGCGCCGCTGCCGGACAGCGCTGCACACGCCGCCGAGGTCGTCGGCCGGGCAGCCGCGTCTGCGAAGCATGTGGTCGCCACGGCGCTCAAGCGTCTCGGAGCCTGACCCCGGGACGCACATCGCCCCTGACGACAGGGGGCGTGTCATCAGGGGCGATCCGCAGGCCCCAGCCCGCGTCGATCCCGGCGGTGCCAGCCGGGATCGTTCGGTCAGCCTGGCAGTGCCGGCTGGGCGACTCTGAGGGAACGGCTATGTCTTCGCTGAGATCAGGTGCAGCGGAGGCGTGCCGATATCAGCGCCTGGCGGCCTTCCGGCGGAACAGCCATGAGCCCCAGACGACGGCCACGAGCAGGATCGCGAGGCACCATCCGATCGCCCACCACGGCTCCGTGTGCAAGGGCGCGTCCGTGAGCAGACCGCGGATCGTCTCCACGATCGGCGTGATCGGCTGGTGCGCGGCGACGGGCTGCAGCCATTCCGGCATGCTCGCGACCGGCACGAAGGCGCTCGACAGGTAGGGCAGGAACAGCAGGATGAACCCGTACCCGTTCGCCCCCTCCGGACTCCCCGCGGCGAGACCGATCGCAGCGAACAGATAGGTGATCGCGAGGATGTAGAGCGCGATCAGCCCGGCCAGGGCGATCCACTCGAGGATGTCGGCCTGCGGACGGAATCCCACGAGCACGCCGACGCCGATCACGATCGCGGTGGCGAAGAGGTTGCGCAGCACGCTCGACACCACGTGCCCGGTGAGCACCGCGCTGGCGCGGAGCGGCATGGTGCGGAACCGGTCGATGATCCCGGTGCGCATGTCGTTCGCGACATACACGGCCGTGGACGAGGCGCCGAAGCCGGCACACGTGAGGATGATGCCGGGTACGACGTAGTCCACATAGGCACCGGAGGGATCGATCGCCCCGCCGAACACCCAGGTGAACATGAGCATGAGCATCACGGGAAGCATGATGGCCATCAGCAGCGACTCCCCGTCGCGCAGGGAGTGCCGCAGGCTGCGGCCGATGAACACGAGTTCCGCGGTGATTCCGCGCAGGCGGGGCCGCGCTGCCGCTGCCCCGGGGACGGATGCCGTGCGCTGAGGTGTGGCGAGGACGGTGTTCATGCGTGCTCCTTCATGGGAAGCGAGGAGTGGGTGGGGGAGGTGACGGCGAGGAACACGTCGTCCAGGCTGGGCCGACGCAACGAGACGGTGCCTTCCGCTCCCTCTGCGTCGAGGACGTCGAGCGCTCGCCGCAGATCGGCGATCGACCCGTCGGTGGGGATCGCGCGACGCAGCGTGCCACGGACGTCATGCAGTTCCACGGTGTCGCCGCCGACGCGGGACTTGAGTGCTGCGGGCGTTCCGAGGGCCGCGATCCGGCCGTCGTGGAGCACGGCGATCCGATCGGCGAGCTGATCGGCCTCCTCGAGGTACTGCGTGGTAAGGAACACGGTCGTGCCGCCGCCCGCGACCTGGCGGATGGTCTCCCACAGGGCGCGGCGGCTTCGCGTGTCGAGTCCGGTCGTGGGCTCGTCGAGGAACAGCACCTCCGGGGTGACCACGAAGCTGAGGGCCAGATCGAGTCGTCGTCTCATCCCACCCGAGAAGGTGCGTACGCGCTGAGATGCCGCATCGACGAGATCGAACTGCTCGATCAGCTCGACGGAGCGCCGCCGTGCCGCGCCGCGACCGAGGCCTGCGAGACGAGCGAACATGATCACGTTCTCGGTCGCGGAGAGCGCATCATCGACTGCGGCGGATTGGCCGGTGAGACTGATCCGGCGCTGTACCTCGGTGCTCTGCGAGCGCACGTCCCAGCCGGCGACCAAGGCGCTGCCGCTGTCGGCGGAGGTCAGGGTCGTGAGGATGTTGATGGTCGTGGTCTTGCCCGCGCCGTTCGGGCCGAGCAGCGCGAAGACCTCGCCGCGCGAGACGGAGAAGTCGAGATCGTCGACGACCACCTTCTCCCGGAACGCCTTGCGCAGGCCGTGTACCTCGATGGCTGTCGTCATGGTTCTCCCTCTCTGTGTACGTCGCAAACTGTGTATGACCGACACAACTGTGTATGACAGTAACACACTGTTTATCAAATAAACAGAAGTAGGATGAGCCCATGACCGACGACGAGCTGCCGGAGCTGCCACGAGGGATCGCGCTCGCGTGGGGGGTCGCCGCGAACCCGCAACGCGGACCCAAGCGTGAGATGAGCGTCGAGCGGATCGTCGATGCCGCCGTGGAGTTGGCGGATGCGGAGGGCATCGGCGCTGTCTCGATGGCCGCGGTGGCGGCGAAGCTCGGCTTCACCCCGATGTCGTTGTACCGCTACGTCAGCGCGAAGGACGACCTCCTGCTGCTGATGCAGGAGCAGGGCACAGGCCTGCCGCCGGAGAGTCACCGTGCGCTCGACGGCTGGCGCGCACGCCTGCTGGCGTTGTATCAGGAGCAGGTCCTCCTCTATCTGCGCCACCCCTGGATGCTCTCTCTGCCGATCACCGGGTCTCCGATCACTCCGAACAGCTCCGCCTGGTTGGACGCCTCGCTCGCGACGCTGGACGACACCCCGCTGAACGCGGAGGAGCGGCTCGCGGTGGCGCTGGCGATCACCGGCCATGCGCGCTGGTGCGGGATCGTGCAGGCGGGGTATTCCGAGCAGGCGCGGGGCACGGGACTCTCGCCCGACGAGGTGGCCGCCAGGGAGGCCGCGCTCTTCGATCGGGTGATCAGTGCGGACGAGTTCCCCGCGCTGCGCCGCGCGATCGAGGACAGCGTCTTCCGTTCGGCATCCGATCCGTTCCGGTTCGCCGTCGAACGCACGCTCGACGGGGTCGCGGCCTACATCGCCGCGCTGGAACGAGACGCGACGCACAGCCTGTCCGACGACTGGATCACGATCGACCCGGCTGAGCTCGCCGGGGATCGACGGCTCAAAGAGGCGCAGAAGTCGGTGCGTGAGGCCGAGAAGGCCCTCCGCGCGGCACGGAAGCTGGAGCGGCAGGCCCTCCGCGAAGCCGGTGAGCGTCTCGCGAAGGTGAAGAAGTCCGGCTGATCCGGACGCGCACCCCCGGTCTGTTGTCATGATGTGGAGATGACCACCGAGTACCGCGCGCACTTCGACTTCACGATCGCCTTCGCCAACGGTGGTGGCCTCAGCGGCGAGGGCTTCCGCCTCGATCTGCCTCGGCAGGATGTGACGGCGGAAGAGATCGGCACTCTGCTCGTCGCCCACCTCGGTCTGGCGCTCGTCAGCGACGTCGCGCTGCGGGACCTCCGGATCGTGGAGGAGAAGCATCGAGGGAGTCGAGGGGTGCCCGCGCCCGCTAAGGGGGCCGAGGAGCGCGTGATCGACCTCAGCCACCCGATCGAGGCCGGGATGGTGACATATCCCGGTCTGCCCGTTCCGACGATCGTGCCGCATCTGACCAGAGAGGACTCGCGCGGAAAGTACGCACCCGGCACCGAGTTCGCCATGGACGTCATCACGATGATCGGCAACACGGGCACATATCTCGACGCGCCGTTCCACCGTTACGCGGACGGAAGCGACCTGGCCGGGCTCGACCTCGGCACTCTGGTCGGGCTGCGCGCGGAGGTGTTCCACCTGCAGGACGGATGGGACGCGGATCGACGGGGGATCGAGGCCGTGACGCTGGCGGATCGCGAACTGCAGGGTGCGGCCGTGTTGCTCGACACCGGATGGAGCAGTCGTTTCGGGACCCCGGAGTATGCGCACGGGGCGCCGTTCCTGACTGAAGGGGGCGCACGGTTCCTGGTCGACGCGGGTGTGCAGCTCGTCGGCATCGACTCCTTGAACATCGACGACACGGAGGGCGGTGGTGCCCGTCCGGCGCACACGCTCCTGCTCGCCGCCGGCATCCACGTGGTGGAGCACCTCACGAACCTGGCCGACGTGCCCGCGCGCGGCGCTCGATTCACGGCGGCTCCTCCGGCGGTGCGCGGCTTCGGGACATTCCCGGTGCGGTCCTTCGCGACGGTCGGTTCCCACTGATCACACGGGCCACATGGGTTTACATGCGTCCCAGCTACCCCATAGAGTGTGCTCATCGAGAAAGGGGTACGTGGGATGCCCGAAGTACCTGACGTCCGGTTCCTGACGGTGGCCGAGGTCGCCGACATCATGCGCGTGTCGAAGATGACCGTCTATCGACTCGTCCATGCCGGCGAACTGCCCGCCATCCGTTTCGGCCGCAGCTATCGCGTGCCGGAGTCGGCCGTCGCGGACGCTCTGCAGCGTCCGATCGCCGACGTCGGCTGAGGTCTCGCCAGCCGCGATCCCCGCTCGTGACAGTCGGGGCCCTGCGGTTTGCTAGACTGACCCGAGGCATTTTTTCCGTGCCCGTACCCGGGTGTCCGTCACCGTGCGACACCCAGCCACTGACTTAGTGAGGTTTCCGTGGGTTCTGTCATCAAGAAGCGCCGCAAGCGCATGGCGAAGAAGAAGCACCGCAAGCTGCTTCGTAAGACTCGCCACCAGCGTCGCAACAAGAAGTAAGCGGCCAGACACGAGCGCCTGTCTTCGGACGGGCGCTTTGTGTCTCTGCGCCGAGTGATCATCCGCAACATCGTGAGGACGTCATGAAGTCGATCACCGTCACCGAACTCGCCGAGCGCTCCGGCACGCCGCTCATCGACGTGCGCGAGACCGACGAGTTCGCCGCAGGCCACGTGCCCGGCGCCGTCAACATCCCCATGTCCGTGATCGGCAACCGTCTGGACGAGCTTCCCGATGAGGCCTTCGACGTGATCTGCCAGGCGGGCGGGCGCTCGGCGCGCGTCGTCGAGGCTCTCGAATCCCGCGGCTACGACGCCACGAACGTCGAGGGCGGAACGGGTGAGTGGATCGCTCAGGGCCGCGCGGTGGAGGTGCCGTCGGCGTGACGACGCTCACGCTCATCGGCAAGCCCGACTGCCATCTCTGCGATGTCGCATCCGAGGTGATCGACGCCGTCGTCGCCGAACTTCCCGACGCCGCCGCCGAGAGCATCGAGATCGTCGAGGCCTCGATCCAGGACGATCCCGCCCTCTACGAGCTGTGGTGGGAGAAGATCCCGGTCGTCCTGATCGACGGAGAACTGCACGCGCACTGGCGGGTCTCGCCCGATCGGCTGCGTCATGCCCTGGAAGAAGCCGTCCGAGGCGGCGTGCTGACCCCGCAGGAGGAGCCGAGATGACCGTTCGCCATGTCGTGATCTGGAAGCTCGCCGCGGAAGACGCCGCTGAGCGTCGGTCGCAGGCCGAGGAAGTCGCCCGGCGACTGAACGCGCTCGAGGGCGTGGTGCCGCAGCTGCTCTCGATCTCCGCGGGTGCGAACAGCGCCTACCCGGAGACGAACGCCGACGTCACGCTCGTCGCGGACTTCGAGAGCATCGCCGCGCTCGAGGAGTACCAGGTGCACCCGGCCCATGAAGAGGCCGCCGCATACATCCGTACGGTCGTCGCCTCACGGGTCGCCGTCGACTTCGACCTCTGACTCCGGCGCACGTCACTTTTCGTCACACTTGCAACACAAACGTGATCCGCCAGGGGCCGATCTCGTTGGTGGCGGTGTCGAGCAGCGTGTTTAGATGAACTCCTAACCCGTCCGTGGGCGCCACAGCCCTCGTCTCATAGGAGCTGTCATGCAGCGTCGCACCATCTTCGCCGGGCTTGCGCTCGCGGCGACCGCCACTCTCGCTCTCGCCGGTTGCGCGACCAACACGGGCTCCGGCTCGGGCACCGGCTCCGAAGAGCCGGCCGCTGGCGAGGAGTACGGTCTGGTCGAGGCCGGCACGCTCACGGTCTGCTCCGACATCCCCTACGCACCGTTCGAGTTCGAAGGCGGAGACAACGGCACCGGCTACACCGGCTTCGACATCGACCTGCTCGACGCCATCGCCAAGAAGCTCGACCTGAAGCTCGCCGTGCAGGACGTCGGCTTCGACGCGTTGCAGTCCGGCACGACCCTCGCCGCGGGAACCTGCGACGTCGGAGCCTCGGCGATGACGATCACCGACGAGCGCAAGGCCAACATCGACTTCTCCGACCCGTACTACGACTCGCTGCAGTCGCTGCTGGTCCGCACCGACTCGGGCATCGAGTCGATCGA
This window harbors:
- a CDS encoding TetR/AcrR family transcriptional regulator, producing MTDDELPELPRGIALAWGVAANPQRGPKREMSVERIVDAAVELADAEGIGAVSMAAVAAKLGFTPMSLYRYVSAKDDLLLLMQEQGTGLPPESHRALDGWRARLLALYQEQVLLYLRHPWMLSLPITGSPITPNSSAWLDASLATLDDTPLNAEERLAVALAITGHARWCGIVQAGYSEQARGTGLSPDEVAAREAALFDRVISADEFPALRRAIEDSVFRSASDPFRFAVERTLDGVAAYIAALERDATHSLSDDWITIDPAELAGDRRLKEAQKSVREAEKALRAARKLERQALREAGERLAKVKKSG
- a CDS encoding ArsR/SmtB family transcription factor, which produces MTDIFDVIADGTRRDILQLLLRRTAEGDAGTSVSHIVADLGISQPTVSKHLKVLRDAEMVTVREDGQRRFYSLAVEPLEVVDDWLVPFLVDAYGDDAPDIEYPVAPLPDSAAHAAEVVGRAAASAKHVVATALKRLGA
- a CDS encoding cyclase family protein, coding for MTTEYRAHFDFTIAFANGGGLSGEGFRLDLPRQDVTAEEIGTLLVAHLGLALVSDVALRDLRIVEEKHRGSRGVPAPAKGAEERVIDLSHPIEAGMVTYPGLPVPTIVPHLTREDSRGKYAPGTEFAMDVITMIGNTGTYLDAPFHRYADGSDLAGLDLGTLVGLRAEVFHLQDGWDADRRGIEAVTLADRELQGAAVLLDTGWSSRFGTPEYAHGAPFLTEGGARFLVDAGVQLVGIDSLNIDDTEGGGARPAHTLLLAAGIHVVEHLTNLADVPARGARFTAAPPAVRGFGTFPVRSFATVGSH
- a CDS encoding helix-turn-helix domain-containing protein, whose protein sequence is MPEVPDVRFLTVAEVADIMRVSKMTVYRLVHAGELPAIRFGRSYRVPESAVADALQRPIADVG
- a CDS encoding 30S ribosomal protein bS22, producing MGSVIKKRRKRMAKKKHRKLLRKTRHQRRNKK
- a CDS encoding ABC transporter permease; the encoded protein is MNTVLATPQRTASVPGAAAARPRLRGITAELVFIGRSLRHSLRDGESLLMAIMLPVMLMLMFTWVFGGAIDPSGAYVDYVVPGIILTCAGFGASSTAVYVANDMRTGIIDRFRTMPLRASAVLTGHVVSSVLRNLFATAIVIGVGVLVGFRPQADILEWIALAGLIALYILAITYLFAAIGLAAGSPEGANGYGFILLFLPYLSSAFVPVASMPEWLQPVAAHQPITPIVETIRGLLTDAPLHTEPWWAIGWCLAILLVAVVWGSWLFRRKAARR
- a CDS encoding Dabb family protein, with the protein product MTVRHVVIWKLAAEDAAERRSQAEEVARRLNALEGVVPQLLSISAGANSAYPETNADVTLVADFESIAALEEYQVHPAHEEAAAYIRTVVASRVAVDFDL
- a CDS encoding ATP-binding cassette domain-containing protein, which produces MTTAIEVHGLRKAFREKVVVDDLDFSVSRGEVFALLGPNGAGKTTTINILTTLTSADSGSALVAGWDVRSQSTEVQRRISLTGQSAAVDDALSATENVIMFARLAGLGRGAARRRSVELIEQFDLVDAASQRVRTFSGGMRRRLDLALSFVVTPEVLFLDEPTTGLDTRSRRALWETIRQVAGGGTTVFLTTQYLEEADQLADRIAVLHDGRIAALGTPAALKSRVGGDTVELHDVRGTLRRAIPTDGSIADLRRALDVLDAEGAEGTVSLRRPSLDDVFLAVTSPTHSSLPMKEHA
- a CDS encoding basic amino acid ABC transporter substrate-binding protein; its protein translation is MQRRTIFAGLALAATATLALAGCATNTGSGSGTGSEEPAAGEEYGLVEAGTLTVCSDIPYAPFEFEGGDNGTGYTGFDIDLLDAIAKKLDLKLAVQDVGFDALQSGTTLAAGTCDVGASAMTITDERKANIDFSDPYYDSLQSLLVRTDSGIESIDDLSGKNVGVQQGTTGETYAGENATGAELVQYPSDGELWPAMQAGQIDAILQDQPVNLEHEKADSAYKIVETYNTDESYGFAFAKGEKDALLDAVNGALQELRDSGDYQTIYDNYFTAK
- a CDS encoding rhodanese-like domain-containing protein, coding for MKSITVTELAERSGTPLIDVRETDEFAAGHVPGAVNIPMSVIGNRLDELPDEAFDVICQAGGRSARVVEALESRGYDATNVEGGTGEWIAQGRAVEVPSA
- a CDS encoding glutaredoxin family protein; translated protein: MTTLTLIGKPDCHLCDVASEVIDAVVAELPDAAAESIEIVEASIQDDPALYELWWEKIPVVLIDGELHAHWRVSPDRLRHALEEAVRGGVLTPQEEPR